Sequence from the Polypterus senegalus isolate Bchr_013 chromosome 3, ASM1683550v1, whole genome shotgun sequence genome:
ggttatttcagtcaaagttgctcttctatcagcttgaatcagtcggcccattctcctctgacctctagcatcaacaaggcattttcgcccacaggactgccgcatactggatgtttttcccttttcacacgattctttgtaaaccctagaaatggttgtgcgtgaaaatcccagtaactgagcagattgtgaaatactcagaccggcccgtctggcaccaacaaccatgcaacgctcaaaattgcttaaatcacctttctttcccattctgacattcagtttggagttcaggagattgtcttgaccaggaccacacccctaaatgcattgaagcaactgccatgtgattggttgataattgcattaattagaaattaaacaggtgttcctaataatcctttaggtgagtgtatatagagtAGTATTCAAAATTGCATCAAGCCACTTTACATTATCTGTCAAGATGTCAAAATAAATCAGTTAAGTTACACAGTTAGACTAATTATAAGCATATTACAGATTTCTATTACAGGTAAAATTGACAAAATGTGTTACTAAAATGTCAATTTCTTTAGTCAGTTATGACTTGAGTAACCTGAAAATGCTTCAGAACTGAACTGTATTAAATGttatctttagttttttttagaaGGGcagttattaaataaagaaaataaacataataccACAGGTATTAACCATGAGGTGTGCTGTAATAGTAAAGAACAAACAATAATTAATGATAGCTCCGTTTGGCTAAAGTGGTGTAcgcaataataaaaacatattttttttttaattaagtactTTGAGTATGCTATTTATTGCTTTTAGCTTCacattgtattttctttattttgaaagtaATATGATTTTGTAGCATTAAGATGTATTATTCATAAGTTAAACTTTAAATGCCCTACAACTCCACATTTCCTCTGTTTGCTTTTTTAACacagttcttttttattatttttcagaaatgaTTTCCAATCTTTCATTTTCATCCTTATTAAACAAATTCCTGCAACCTCTATGTTATTCTATTCCATAAAAATTGTCAACCTACTCAGATTCTATACTCAGTGAACTATGTAAAATATTCCCATTTGCAGAGTCAGCTATTCTTCATTTGTAAATTTACATCCAGATGTTAAATCACACTGGTTCAGGGTCTTTAACTTCTCTTAGACTCAACATGAACTCATTTTTAATGTTCTATCTGTCTCAGAATGACATGCATTTCTTTCTGGGACGGTGTAGCAGATTTAAAATTCCAAGAATGCAAACATCTTTTAGGCACTTCAAGTCCATACACGTAAAGTCGGCTTAGGTAAAAACGTAAGTTTACTACTTGACTGCACCATAATGTTCTGTGATTTTAAGTAGCTTTAAGGAATATGCTTGGCCGGGATTCTAATTCTTGTATGGTTAACGGAGTATGTTTATTTTCCTTGTgtagttatatttattttagttgtcAGCATACAGTATAGCCCTATTATTGTGGTTATTGCCTTGTAGATAAACTTGTTACTTGCATATCCTTGAACTTGGGTCAAAGAAAGACTATGTTATTTTTAGTCTGTGTGAGCTTTAATGATGATTAAGCATTCTAGCATTGGTAGTTAGGCTTTGTTGTTAAGAGCTCTGTCCCATCCCTTTTGATCCTCTGCTCCTGGATGGATTAAAATTAATCCTACATTATTCAACTCCTAAACCCCTTTATGATGCAATATGTACTCCCTCTTATCATCCATCAATGCAAATACTTTGTGTGTAAGCTCACCACCTCATTGCAATGCACAGCAGCTGTTTTGTATCTCgtaaaatgtatttatctattCATTGCACCCAAACAATGTGCCAATAAAAAGTACAGGGTGATGACATACTAGAAGGTTCAATGGTGGTTTGTTTAGTTTTGGTTGACACGCTGAAACATGTTAAATACAGCTGTAGGAGTCCCTAGAGCTGACTGTGCAATTTCACAGTTTGTCTTTGCACAGATATTACAGCTGGAGAGATATGCAGCTGAAGATGTTGGAATTTTGAAACACTGAGGTTCTTTTTacacaatgaaaatgtttaaaaatcgcCTGTCACTAATGCTTGCATAGAAATGGGCATGTAACTGGAATAACAAGTCCTCATTGTATATACTGTCCATTAACATAAATGGACTGTAACAGCTAACAATAATGAGTTACCTATCTTTTCACATGcttgtttcaaaaataaaaaaggcaagatGATGTAGAAAGAAATGCAGGGTGAGGGAGCCTGACACTACCAGATGTTATTAAATGGTATCTGAGATAAAGCCAACAAACAAGGACAGCTTAGTTATTTTGCtaaaagcaaaatgcaatacTGCTTATACCCAAAGCATAATTTCTATAGAAAAAGGCCCTCTGGTGGTGAAATGTTGTTCCTTTCCCATTAGAATTGAGCTTCCCTGCAACACCAGCTTACTGTTAACACTGGTAGACCTAGAAATGTGCTCTGAATTGGCGTTTCAGGTTTCATGTATCAAATATTGGTAATTTAGATGCTATAATTCAGTAAGGTTGTGCAGACTGGTATACTGTACAAAacgaaaataaaaatacagtacatcaaaagtaaatttaagatgATTAAAACTTGTTTATATTCCCTACCCCTTActataaaatacacaaagataAAGACTCAGGCATCGTGTTTGACGCCAATCAGATACAAAGGTCACTAAGGACAGACGCCAAGTAAACAGACTCTTAACTCAATCGTTTGCTGAGAAGCACTAACAAGATAAATGCTATCTGGCTTTGCAAATCCTTCAACAATTACTTACTTTTAGGGACTCTAGAGAAGCTTACAAAAGGTGGCTCTTCATCTGTAATATTCTGTTCTGACACCCTGTATAATCTTGATTCTAAACATAATATTCCTTTATttgcattcttgttttttttttttttagatagaacatttccagcaaatAGGTCTTTCACTGGATACTGGAAATTATAATACTTAGAAGATAGTTATGCAGTCTTGCAAATCAAAGCAACATGTTTCAAATGCATGTTATACATTACTACTCATCTAGATTTCATGACAACATTTTTGTATACTTTAGATATTCAGGTTTTTATTAGAATAGTGTAgcctcaagggtggggatcgatctgttctcaactctatttttctttttttaaaaacttgattgctttgtatggagtgcaataaaattaataaaaaaataaataaaaaaaagaatagtgTAGCCTCCACAGCCATCCAGGTTCTCTTAGGAGAGTTagaaaataaaaggttttgtgaAATACAGGTTAACTAATAGTGTATTTGATGTATGTCAAATACAGACAACTGGTTTTGAAGCAAAGGTTATTTgtcaaaattaacaatatatgtgacatgGGAAAGCGATGTCAAAGGATTTAATATCCAGCTttcaaaagaaatgcaaataaatgtaatggaAGAAAGCAAATCATATGAGATAAAGAAACCAGTGTAGTGCCTTCAGCCCTGTTGGAAATCCCCAAAGCCCATTTGAAAATGCAGACTATTTCTACACCCTTTTAAATGTTACAATGACACAAATTTGAGTGCACCTTAAACAtatattaaatgcatatacaggtaTTTggataatgcaaataaatatatatttgtgtgaggTTTTGCTACTTGTTAAGATACGTGCTGATCCAGTGCTAGTGCAGTATTTGGTTTGTGTACGACTCCAGTCATTTGACAGCAGCAACATCTTTTACAGTATCTTTTTCTCCAacattagcttctttacactggctgcctgtcagttttcgaattgattttaaaatcttgttgctagtttttaaatctttacatttatccgaattgtgtgttttacaccaaccatctagagtgcttagatcttctggtcagtggtctcttgttgtccctcgtaccaagtgtaaaactaaaggggacagggcttttgcagctgttgctccttgcctgtggaactctttacctcatcacataaaggagtcgtctacaattaaactgtgcaaaacaagattaaagactcatttctattcacttgcattccgtgaccttcagtaatactgatggtttcgtcattgtgattatgtaacattacttctatttatcattttatttatgttcatttattttatttctatttatgttaattgtatgtttttcttttattctattattgtaaagcactttagccacagcattcctatgttaatttaaatgtgctatataaataaatttgacattgacattttttttctattttcaagtACCTTAGCTTCCACAAACAGTTTAAAGATTTGGTCTGGTAGGTCTTTGATACAATCAAAACACAAACATGTAGTCAAACAgtttcatacatatatacaaaagaccatttattctttattattagcTTAATTAGGGAACTAGAGCCAATTCTGGCAGGAGCAGAtgtaaatcaaaagcaaaaactaaaaaacagcCACAGGAATTTACACCAATGGCCTAAAACACTGAAATAACATTGTATGCACATCTGTACAAACAAACATATCTAGACCATTTACATAGAATCTTTAAACTGACTTTAAAACCCTACAAACCCAGCGACAATTAAGGAATTTCACAATATAGGGGGTATTGTACTCTAGTGTTTTATGTCAGTCATATTTTTTAACGACTACATTGTGTTTAGCTTGCCAAAGGGAAGTgccctatataaaaataaattgaatatttatGGCAGTTATCATAAAAACAGGAAGCGTTAACATGcataactgaacattttaaaagaacacacaacatcaaaatgtcaaacacacattacaaattcagtctctttttttttatataaacattgaGCAAGTCTGACAACTACAAAAAAGTCAGTTGAGTAGAATAGCACCAAATCAGGGCAGTGACCGTAACAGTCAACATTCATCTGTTCAGAAATTGTCAGTTAAAAGTCACAGTGTAATGTCTTATTGGGTCCTccttgcgtttttttttttattaaaacagaggTGCACAGTGTCTTTGTTGACTAGTTCGCATTAAATAATCAAGGCATTTGCTTAAATATTTGGCCTAATCAGCTCATTTTATCACCACTTTAGATCCCAAAACAAGGTACAATTTTGTAGTTGATAGCTGTAAGAAACTGCCACAGTcagaacaaataatgaaaacccgtccaaacagatgaacatttacATTAAAAGAACATGTCACCTAGACCACAGATGTCAAAAAAATTGTTTGATTAGAGTGCAGAAGCATGTGGACATTGCACCGTAGTGAAGAATTAAAAGTTATCTAGCAAAAACTtcatttatttgcaaaataaataaaggaatatGTTATCAATACAAAACTGCGCCTAGAAAAGGTACTTCATACCTGAGAAATATgctgcatatataaatataaaccacCTTTTACAGAATAAGGCTtagtttaatttgaaaaatatgtaGCTTCATTGCCAGCACATTCCTGTTTTTAACAAGAATTATTTCCTCACCACACTAACCTTACTGTAATCTATTAAGTGTACTCTGAACTGCTATATAAACCATTTCTGTGATCACACCGCAGCACCATTCAAGtgactataaaatatttaatgctaGCCATACTCTATTGCACCATTCAGTATGGAAGAACAATTTCATCCTTGAAGTGATAGAAATGTTAATTAATTATTAGTTGTATGACTCGCATATTTTATAAAGAGGCTGGTAatataaataaacagagaaaacgAATATTGTATAGCGGCAAAATACATTTGTAGGGAGCTTAAAATTGGATTTTTAACACATTCTTAAATTGTTATATGAAACGAATCCTGCATCCACTTGTCTTTACTATTCAAAGATTTGGAAATCGACTCGTTGAGGTCCATGTGTCCACTTGGGGTAACTCCTGTGTCCTGAAAATATTCGTCTTCTTCATCAAAAAAGCCATTCTCCATGACGTAAGTGCCGTCCACGTTGGTTACACCCGACATATCCTGGCAGCTACCTTTATACTCCTGAATTGATTCGTGGAGGGACCACAGCTGGCACAGTAGGGACATGTCCTGTTGTCGCAGGCCAACctttgaaataaatcaaataatacaCGAATAAAGCATAACAGTATCAAACTTGTTTTATCTAAATCACTGTCGTTTGAGGCGGCTTATGCCGATAACATCGATAACAATACAATCGTTGGGCCCTCTCGTATACATACAACACCCATTttgggaaaaataaacaaacgacTAAAAACGCGTTTCAATGAGGAAAGGTACAACGCGCTCACTTTTAAGACGAGTTTAATGCTACAGATTAGCCACTATATCGCCGCTAACTGAATGGGTAGCGTAAGTTTGATTACTCCTCTCTTGTTAAAAGCAATATATCACATCAAGTGACCTGCttaataaaatatgtgtttaGATTAGCAGTTAAAACAAACTCTCAGTGACAAATTCTCCTGCTGTCGTTTCTCCCGATTAGTAGCAATAAGCTACTGAGGTCAGATAAACCCCATTCGCTAATCCTTAAGCGGCCGACATAGCCTACATTTATAACCCGAAACAGATGTGATCTTTGTGAACCTTGGTTGACCAAAGCTGTCGGTTGTGCGCATTCGGGCacctttaaactttttttgcGGGCATTCAGATTTAATATAATAAGCACGTTTCCGTTATTCCCCACTGTACTTCCCTGACTTGTACGCCCGTTACATGTAGCTCGGACATcaaatgaaaaggcaagtcgccGAAACGCTCTGCCTCCTTATCCTCACCATCTCCTTCCTGAGCAGAGCCAGGGCAGCGTCCAGGTTGGCCGGCTTGGTCACCACGGGGTGATCGCCAGAGCTGCGGCCACGGCTCAGGTCGTCCTGGATCATGGTCTTCTTAGCGTACATCCTCTCCATCTCTCTCCAGGAGCCGCCGCTTGAATTGAGTAAGCCGCTCAAGCTTTTGGGCAGCGGCGGCAGCCCCTCTATGCAGGCGGGCAATACCCCCGCCGAACTGCCGGCTGCCTTGGTGCTCATTGTTTCCTGATCCTCTTCACCGACGGTCAATCTGCCTACATGCTGCTCTTGCAAAGCCCCACTGCTCGGTAACGTAAGTAAAAGGCGACTGTGTCAACTCAGCTTtgctcctttcttcttcttcgtctaCCTTGTACTGACTGGAGCGCGTCCTTCATGTGGTTCGCTGGGCGGGACTACAAATAAGCAATGAGGTGCACTGAATATTCATGACATACAGGCCAGGCGCCGCTACCCGGCTCTGGAGCGGTGACGAAGGACACTCCggattaaacaaacaaacaaacaaacacacatgcTGTCACACTGTCGGCAGACAAAGGAGTGCCACCAACAAATGCCAAATCGTATTTCCTGCTTGAATGGGCGTCAAGTGAAATTAACAGGAGGCCATTGCTGAGGCATTTAAAGCAGCACGCGCTTTTACCTCCCGACATACAGTACTTTCTGGTGGTGCCCCTCGTGGCCTTTGTCATATTTTAaagatttagttatttatttgtgGAGAATTTTATTAAAACTGCGGGGGTAACAGTCCAGTGCTTAGATAAGCTTTCAGGCCTTTTCAATCCGGGCCCACTTTAGTGGAGCTAAAGAGCCTAATCTTACCTTCTTAGACTTGCACCACTCTTAGTAAACACAACTTTGAGTTGGCAAACATTGCCTTTGGCTGGAGATTAAAGATCGGCACGCTGTTTTAGTTGCATTCTACAGGCCAGTTCAGCCAGTATTCAAAGTGGAAGCCTTTTATGGTAATTTCTTATCATAGCTGGTAGACAGGGTTGGCCCTTGAATGACTTTGAATTTTAATTGACACCAGTTCTTTAATCAGTGGATAATTCATGTCTGTATCTGATCTTTCGCAGCTGGAGCTCTGGTTATTCTTCAATAAGAGTAGTGCCCCTGGGTCTGGACATGAGTGGGGCACAATCCTCAGGTGGTTGCGGACTGTGAGCAAGGATGAGGATACCTAAAAGCAACTCCTGCAAGCATGGAAGAGAGGGGTTGCAGACACAACACTTAACGTGTCTCCCTGCTGCTAAAGCCGCTCGGTCAGAGccttcttaacagcatcataggcccccgggcaaagcagtgggTTGGGACCCCTGTTTTGATGGCAAAACAGAAACTTCcctaggcatcagaaacattatggGCCCCTATACTCCTGTGGCCCCCAGCCAATTCCCATACATTAAGTGTACCTGCCCTTGGCCTGGCTGTGTGGCTGCTGACAAGCATTAGATGTGGACCCTGAATGAGTCGGCTAACAGAGCTGGGAAATAGTGTAGCATACAGGTTGCCTCTGACTTCAGGATAGCAGAATAAGGTGGAGCTGGGCGTTGTCCTGTATACTCAAGCACACTGAACAAGCAGCTGGAAGCACATGCTGCCAATGAAGACCTAAGCAGCAAATGCTAACAAAGTCAACAGCCCTTTTTAGGGTCACTCACCAAAAGTCTTGCAGAAAATTGTCTGATTTAATTTCTCCTTCTCTTGTAATTCCCTAGGTCATTACATTGGCAGCAGAAGTGGAATATGTGGTTGAAGTGCTCTGTAGGTGATGTGTCTGCATCCGCTGTCTTCCACACTCACAGGAGCTGATTTTTTGGCCATTTTCCCCAAATATCCCATGTCACCATCCACAGCCACCCAGGGAACATGTCCCTCACATGTCTGAACACAGGGGctctaaaatatgttttttgaatCATCTAATTGACCTATGCACTGCTCATAGGTGTTAACCTGGATCAGCTGTGCAGCTTCACTCTGTATTTAGGGAAACAAGAACTGAAACCATGCATATGTCTACATGAGTATGCCATGGAACAGACTGACACTCCTTTTACCTTTGGCTCTTGTCTTGCTGTGTAAGTTTCCCCCCCAATTTTAGCCTGTAGTTAAAAAAAGTAGGatcagaaaatagatgaatgagGAGGTTGAGTCCTTTATGGTATGTATTAGTTTAAACACACTGGGTTTTGTCTAAAAGACACTATTGTTTTTGGGTGTGGTATGCAACCCCCTCCCTGTTAGTGGGGATAGCAGGTTAGGCACTATTATACAATTAAATAATGGAAAAGTAATACTAAAactccaaatatatatatatatatatatatatatatatatatatatatatatatatatatatatatatatatatatatatattttaacccaAAACACTAGGGATGGATCAAATTGAcagaaaaatgcagaaataatgcACTGCTAGAAGCAGGAACTGTTTTACTTCCCTACACTAAAACCATTTTGCTTTCCTGCTTGTAGCTGCTTTCTACCTTCCAGACATTTTTGCAAACCTCTCCACTTACAGTTCAATAAACCCTGGTGGAATAAAGTCTAACTCTCCTTCTCCTCCAGGAGTTTACTTTTAGGGTTTTTCTCCAGTTACTTCCTTATAATATATTGTGCCCAAGAGGCATTTGAGTCTCCAATGGCTCCTGCTGTCTCTGAACCTTTCATCcttgacatttttgtttaaagtgcCAGTGGCCTTAAATGGTtcatgcagtgtttttttttaactattccaATAGACAGTAGGACTCCAGTATTTCTATCCTCTCATGTTTTGCAACCATATAAGCTCTAATGTCTTTACTTCGGACAATCGATGGGGACACTACTGCCCTTCCTTATATGCCATGTTTCCACACtttcctttttatatatatatatatatatatatatatatatatatatatatatatatatatatatacatacacacacacacaaagatgggcggcaaggtggcgcagtggtagcgctgctgcctcacagttaggagacccgggtccttcctgtgtggagtttgcatgttctccccgtgtctgcatgggtttcctccaggcgctccggtttcctcccacagtccaaagacatgcaggttaggtggattggcgattctacattggccctagtgtgtgcttggtgtgtgggtgtgtttgtgtgtgtcctgcggtgggttggcaccctgcccaggattggttcctgccttgtgccctgtgttggctgggattggctcccgtgaccctgtgtttggattcagcgggttagaaaatggatggatatataaagtGTTTGCTCTGCATGAAGGGGGGAAATGACAAGGGACTCCAGGCACCCAGTGCATactatcctgtttttttttttatcaaagaagGACCAATATCATCCTAAAAAAGGGAACGATAAGTCACTGAGGTGCCTTAGTCACTGAAGGTGCTTCATGGAATCTGAAGTCTACCCAGTCTGGTGGCCTGCTATAAGGTGGGAAAGTAAAGAAGAATTGTAGTACACCTCTGGCCACCACAATAAACAGGGAAAAGTTGAATTTCCACAGTTTTAAATGGCACTAACTCTGATAAATACAGTAACGGCCGGTGGAAAGCCTTTTAAAGATAAGGGAAGGACTAAAAATGTGGACTGTTAAAAAGACCAATTATCATTGGATCTACACCCTAAAATCAGACAAATATCTTGAAATCCTTTAACTCACAGACTTGATTTTAATTCCAAAAGTATATTTCTGTAATGCAACTTTCACTTCAGCCATTTGGATTTATAATACCACTTACCAGCATTTATATCATTATCCCAAACCATTTAATGTGCGTAGCATGTgcaaaaacatatatttaataaGCTTCAGCTATGTAAAGAGATCTGCTGaatgaaaacatttatatatatttttaaaagtctgcGTGGAAGAATAACGTTTTGGTAGCACAAacctttgtcatattttttttattatactttgatATGTAAGAGAAAAGGGAAATTTAAATGGCAACTTCCAATATGGAAGTGTAATTAGAAGtgacaatgacaaaaacatgcagcTTCTACCAGGCTGTCTGACAGGCTCTAGGGATGCTTAGCTTATCTGTGTACTGTTTTGTAACTCAATGTTTTATAAAGTATACAGTTAAATACATTGGGCTAAATGGATGCACAAACATTTCTGCATGTACAGGATGTACAGATGTTTATTAGACATCCATAACTTACTGACTGTAATTTTGTTCAACCTAAGACATTATGGAGTCCTGagagcaaataattaaaaaattaaatattgcacATGGAAAGATTGTATTTTTGCTCAAAATGTTTGATAAATTTACTGCATtacttaatgtattttttctttagtgtgtaactatttttgttttattttccttatattCTATATAAGTTTGTTGTCTGTAATATTTTCCCACAATGAGCTTTAGTTAGAGTAATATAATTCACAAACAAATGTTGAAAAATTCTGCTCAAGTCACTAATCAACCTAACCTCCACCTTTCAAGGAAGAAGGGAGAAATTCAagcattcaaaaaaaatatataaatatatacttaaaacatggaaagaacatgccAGCTCCACAAAAGTAGTGAGTTAAGCCCAGGACAGACTTTGTAGCTATGAGATGCACCACATTGGCACCTTGTTCTTTTTGACAGTAGCCTTTCTAATAGATATGTCATACAACACAGTACCTGATATTTCCCAAAATATGCAGGACTCTGCTTATTTAGTGGGGCACTGCACAGAGTTCATTTGTGGCAAGGATCATATAGAGGGAAGATGCTAAGTGATGAAAAAGAAGTTTAAGCTGAGTAGCTAATATAACCTCAGTAAGAGTATCAAGAGGTGGTTACTGTGCACTGAAATCCTCTTTCATATGTCACTGCCAGGAAATTCATATTTTAGACAAGttgtaaatttttatttacaccatttttaaaaactgatttgTGGTTGCTAATTCTCAGTATTAACTTAAGGAATATAACATATTTGTTTGGGTTAAAGGAGCAGAGCAAACAGCATTCTTTGGGGATTGCTAGTGATAATACTCAGAACAGAAAACATTCAGCACATACTGCTGTTGAACTACAGAGTACAATAAGCAGCTGGTACTCCTTTGCCATCTGTTCATGCAAAGACTTCTTCTCAGGCACACTGAGGCAATTGTATTCATTTCAGTATGTGATAACTTTTTCACCAGCACATTTGAATAAAGAATCTTATCCATAATCTGTGTGACTCATCCTCTCCGAGATCTGCCTTTAATCTTCTCGCGGTACTTATTCATATACTGCCGTGCTATAGATTGCCAGTGTACAATTTGAAATCTATTAaacaaattttgtaaaataaaatagaatacattttaattttttacataaaattgtGAGAAGGATATTTTCTTGTAGAAATAATAGATAGCATGGCTTTCAAGGCTGCATCTGTCAAAAATCAGTTCACTATGTATTCACTCTTCTTGCACTTACTGCTATTACTATCATTTATTTTAACAGATTTCTCGAGAAGGTGTCTGCGGTAGGACATTACAAATCAGGAGCACACTTTCTTCCTGGATTTTGTGAATCATTTCTTAAGGTTTTCTAAAATATGAGCAGTGCCAAAAATTGTGAATGGTTGTAGCTACTGACACCTGACTTCTTCTAAAATATTCTTGTGAAAAGGTCCGGTGACTTCAAAATCAGTATTATATGGAATAGTTTTGGTCTAAAAGTGTTACATGCTTTGACTTTCACTTTGAAGGTTTA
This genomic interval carries:
- the fam89a gene encoding sprT-like domain-containing protein Spartan, with the translated sequence MSTKAAGSSAGVLPACIEGLPPLPKSLSGLLNSSGGSWREMERMYAKKTMIQDDLSRGRSSGDHPVVTKPANLDAALALLRKEMVGLRQQDMSLLCQLWSLHESIQEYKGSCQDMSGVTNVDGTYVMENGFFDEEDEYFQDTGVTPSGHMDLNESISKSLNSKDKWMQDSFHITI